A genomic region of Caenorhabditis elegans chromosome V contains the following coding sequences:
- the twk-32 gene encoding Fibronectin type-III domain-containing protein (Partially confirmed by transcript evidence), whose translation MCGGALLSSGLCRFSELTPGQFGLTKQLVFRLALPHITLLVVSILYAVFGGWMLTLIKYSQQTTHQAIMFDQTRQNFAKRLALIGNKEEFESIVDELVEKTYDFYTMEDGHRWQEAAFNANPLTNFTSNLFFAATTLTSIGYGIDAPESLIGRVFCLVYLFFGIPLYLITIADMAKFCTELMNRTYTEIIKYKYRVKRRYKRWKSGRIRRESMKVGQVIIAGGEDEVAEFLWTHLEHAQFVEVPFLLVIGILLLYIGLSSWIISWVENWNMMDGFYFVMMSVLTIGFGDLVPRNEIFAVPILFIILAGLVLTTTCIDVVGAYYIDRLHFFGRRLDDDPLSWLKEVQQRRIEAMKKEAMRKLFETVTALHHIRLTAFKQLTQNYDEHLRGKAPDPPRHLIASHATADSVMLRWSAPIYVDEGKRYWYTITYKPRTPQRRNNVVAVDFINKDRYLVTGLKSFTLYEFSVYVTTRYGQSVPIKVQEYTEPCTVPQSVRIDAISDETATISWRAPKMNNGPESYVIQFVQEPAPQFVYWCKYKVGSSTRFTLTDLHADTRYIICVTAEHNHGLAAMSKSMRFRTKKWWGDEDSTCLRIPGTSHRLSIASAISTLTALR comes from the exons ATGTGCGGCGGAGCACTGTTAAGCTCGGGGCTATGCCGATTTTCCGAGCTCACACCCGGGCAGTTTGGGTTGACCAAACAATTG GTGTTCCGTCTTGCTCTTCCACACATAACACTTTTAGTTGTTTCAATATTATATGCAGTATTTGGTGGTTGGATGTTAACACTTATCAAATATAGTCAACAAACTACACATCAAGCTATCATGTTTGATCA AACAcgacaaaattttgcaaaacggCTCGCATTAATAGGGAATAAAGAAGAATTTGAAAGCATTGTTGACgaattggttgaaaaaactTATGATTTTTATACAATGGAAGATGGACATCGATGGCAGGAAGCTGCA TTTAACGCGAATCCACTCACAAACTTCACATCAAACCTGTTCTTTGCTGCAACTACCTTGACTTCAATAG gatatGGAATCGATGCTCCAGAATCCCTTATTGGACGTGTATTTTGTTTGGTTTACCTCTTTTTTGGAATCCCTCTTTACCTCATTACAATCGCTGATATGGCAAAATTTTGCACGGAACTGATGAATCGTACTTATACTGAAATAATCAAGTACAAATATCGAGTGAAACGGCGTTACAAGCGTTGGAAATCTGGACGAATTCGGAG agaaTCAATGAAAGTTGGCCAAGTCATTATTGCTGGTGGCGAGGATGAAGTTGCAGAATTCCTATGGACTCACTTGGAACATGCACAATTTGTTGAAGTTCCATTTTTATTAGTTATTGGAATTTTGTTACTTTATATCGGACTAAGTTCTTGGATTATTTCATgggttgaaaattggaatatgaTGGATGGATTTTATTTTGTGATGATGAGTGTGCTGACGATTGGATTTGGAG ATTTGGTTCCTCGAAATGAAATCTTCGCAGTTCCAATTCTCTTCATAATTCTTGCTGGACTAGTTTTGACAACGACATGTATAGATGTAGTTGGTGCATATTATATCGATAGACTTCACTTCTTCGGGAGAAGACTTGATGAT gATCCATTATCCTGGTTGAAAGAGGTCCAGCAACGAAGGATAGAAGCAATGAAAAAAGAGGCAATGAGAAAGTTGTTTGAAACTGTAACAGCGCTTCATCACATTCGGTTGACTG cattcaAACAACTTACTCAAAACTACGATGAACATCTTAGAGGAAAAGCTCCTGATCCACCGAGACATCTTATTGCATCTCATGCCACGGCTGATTCAGTTATGCTCCGATGGAGTGCTCCAATTTATGTCGATGAGGGAAAACGTTATTGGTACACTATCACTTACAAACCACGAACACCTCAAAGACGGAATAATGTGGTTGCTGTTGATTTTATCAATAAGGATCGATATTTGGTTACTGGTTTGAAGTCTTTCACGTTGTACGAGTTCAGTGTTTACGTAACCACACGATACGGACAAAGTGTGCCTATCAAAGTACAAGAATATACAG AACCCTGCACAGTTCCGCAATCAGTTCGAATAGATGCGATATCCGATGAAACGGCGACAATTTCATGGAGAGctccaaaaatgaataatgGTCCAGAGTCCTACGTGATTCAGTTTGTACAAGAGCCTGCACCCCAGTTTGTTTACTGGTGCAAGTACAAAGTTGGATCATCTACGAGATTCACTTTGACAGACTTACATGCAGATACGAG gtACATCATCTGCGTAACTGCCGAGCACAACCATGGTCTGGCGGCCATGTCAAAATCAATGAGATTCCGAACGAAAAAGTGGTGGGGTGATGAAGATAGCACCTGCTTGAGGATTCCTGGAACGAGTCATCGATTATCGATAGCATCTGCAATTAGTACATTGACTGCTTTAAGGTGA
- the F53C11.5 gene encoding USP domain-containing protein (Confirmed by transcript evidence), protein MEKSRGLSTTAETQTEQPILLTGYPMQAHVLVDPVTGQHYIVPQYYPPPMYPYPSAPPPHPNAPMYYPYGHHAPSHAPMPSQKILPPPTTSAPSNSGNNSINYMGVQMYNNPVQSHEEKEGSEDAMSTTSNISRSSLTLMQNQKVPPTQHQQQFGRENSREYMYLHRSPTTNPAPPSPLMRPKLFHQRLETVTDSRGGTQSDFEGKTPTMRQKSVDHQPSSASDHESGKRFSRTSFGTPAAAASIEEIVKTVNPPAKSVRMEINFADVLSMPSEPKPAKKSNATAFTVNLGEEKEVSLQEAARTLAENRRKVKLAKSASHDRTPSTPDAIAASKTNKNYLLERLLTGKTAIDNSNEEEYVEGEIVETPEEQFDARSEALTFVIDTSKRNNGGGYGGQARFQQQRVVQYSDDDDSDSDSEFMDQYANSQSPRPSQPLQTIAPPPSQSSNIPPPSLPSPRPSALPAPGFSRQISSATTLTAQAPPPQALTSPRTPSTSASPRTSSRFDRSGGGGSDFLQELAKLRMMAGLPAAGPTGSEAEQKAMMMAQQRPTTTFRRSEVSSSARAPTVSSSQKMVGLGERGGSRASFTGKSKETNTTPTPTRRSENRRSLTGNSSPQLSNLNRPPFKPGTQRGIMIGQSEQQREQEMTAWLRRKDYNPMKAAAAAKKPEMTREQQFTSRRSMTFHNTNEAQSPFGRGPSGILPSRPAPRNRSQEPRDINNEKYRSVQKDQRLKRTVDMLSQKCKKSIELIRIQNKGCLSVSVEDLLSAAAEEPRLNETLDDQLDRLSDAFDAVQRYLEQYSLDGYNSPTSEDRYFDDDVLDSKSTFSGVSTHQERSNVPSTESLTSSYRKKILDS, encoded by the exons ATGGAAAAATCAAGAGGACTTTCAACAACTGCGGAGACCCAGACGGAGCAACCAATTCTTCTCACAG gcTACCCAATGCAGGCGCATGTTCTTGTCGATCCGGTCACAGGACAACATTACATTGTTCCACAGTACTACCCACCTCCAATGTATCCATATCCATCAGCACCACCTCCACATCCAAATGCTCCAATGTATTATCCATATGGTCATCATGCACCATCTCATGCTCCGATGCCTTCACAGAAAATTCTACCGCCGCCTACTACTTCGGCTCCGAGTAATTCTGGCAACAATTCTA ttaactATATGGGAGTTCAAATGTACAATAATCCAGTTCAAAGTCACGAGGAAAAAGAAGGTTCAGAAGATGCAATGTCAACAACTTCAAATATATCCAGAAGTTCTTTAACACTTATGCAAAATCAGAAAGTACCACCCACGCAACATCAACAACAATTTGGACGAGAGAATAGTCGAGAATACATGTATTTACATCGATCCCCAACTACAAATCCTGCTCCACCATCACCCTTAATGCGTCCCAAGCTGTTTCATCAACGATTAGAAACTGTTACCGATTCACGTGGCGGAACACAATCGGATTTCGAAGGAAAAACGCCAACGATGCGACAGAAATCAGTTGATCATCAACCATCATCGGCGTCAGATCATGAATCTGGAAAACGATTCTCGAGAACATCGTTCGGAACGCCAGCAGCAGCTGCTtcaattgaagaaattgtgaaaa ctgtcAACCCACCTGCAAAATCAGTCCgaatggaaattaattttgccGATGTATTGTCAATGCCAAGTGAACCCAAAC CAGCAAAGAAGTCCAATGCAACAGCATTCACGGTAAATTTGGGAGAGGAGAAAGAAGTATCTTTACAGGAAGCCGCACGGACTCTAGCTGAG aatcGTCGTAAAGTAAAGCTTGCAAAAAGTGCATCTCATGACCGCACCCCTTCAACCCCGGATGCCATTGCAGCGAgtaaaaccaacaaaaattaCTTGCTTGAAAGATTGTTGACTGGAAAAACTGCAATTGATAATAGCAATGAAGAAGAATACGTAGAAGGAGAAATAGTAGAGACACCAGAAGAACAATTTGATGCTCGATCGGAGGCTCTCACTTTTGTTATTG acaCATCAAAACGAAACAACGGTGGTGGTTATGGAGGACAAGCACGTTTTCAACAGCAACGAGTTGTACAGTACtcagatgatgatgattctGATAGTGATAGCGA atttatGGATCAGTATGCCAATTCTCAATCGCCAAGACCCTCTCAACCACTTCAAACAATTGCACCACCACCATCACAATCATCTAATATTCCACCACCGTCTCTCCCTTCTCCCCGTCCTTCCGCCCTTCCAGCTCCTGGATTTTCTCGCCAAATTTCATCGGCAACTACACTGACGGCCCAAGCTCCTCCTCCTCAAGCACTGACGTCTCCACGAACTCCATCGACCTCCGCCTCTCCACGAACATCATCTCGATTCGATCGATCTGGTGGTGGAGGTTCTGACTTTTTGCAAGAACTCGCAAAATTGAGAATGATGGCCGGGCTTCCGGCTGCTGGTCCAACTGGAAGTGAAGCTGAACAGAAGGCAATGATGATGGCTCAACAACGACCAACGACGACGTTCAGAAGAAGTGAAGTAAGCTCATCCGCACGAGCTCCAACAGTTTCTTCGTCGCAAAAAATGGTTGGACTTGGAGAAAGAGGAGGATCAAGAGCATCGTTTACTGGGAAATCGAAGGAGACTAATACTACACCAACACCAAC aCGTCGAAGCGAGAATCGTAGATCCCTGACCGGAAACTCATCTCCACAACTTTCAAATCTCAATCGTCCTCCATTCAAACCTGGAACACAACGTGGAATTATGATAGGACAAAGTGAGCAACAAAGGGAACAAGAGATGACTGCATGGCTTAGACGAAAAGATTATAATCCGATGAAGGCTGCGGCAGCTGCAAAAAAGCCTGAAATGACAAG AGAACAACAATTCACATCTCGTCGTTCAATGACTTTCCATAATACAAATGAAGCACAATCACCATTTGGAAGAGGACCTTCTGGAATATTACCATCTCGACCAGCTCCACGTAATAGATCTCAAGAGCCACGAGATATTAACAATGAAAAGTATCGATCAGTACAAAAAGATCAACGATTGAAGCGTACAGTTGATATGCTATCTCAAAAATGCAAGAAGAGCATAGAGCTTATTAGAATTCAAAACAAAGGATGTTTATCAGTTTCTGTAGAAGATCTTTTATCTGCAGCTGCTGAAGAACCTCGACTCAATGAGACACTCGATGATCAGCTCGACAGATTGTCGGATGCTTTCGATGCAGTACAAAG atatttgGAGCAATATTCGCTTGACGGATACAACTCACCAACTTCAGAAGATCGATATTTTGACGATGATGTTCTAGATTCAAAATCGACATTTTCTGGTGTGAG CACTCATCAAGAACGAAGCAATGTGCCATCAACGGAGTCGTTGACCAGTTCCTACCGaaagaaaattcttgattcttAA
- the F53C11.5 gene encoding Zf-C3H1 domain-containing protein (Partially confirmed by transcript evidence), whose product MDNNQRSVPSSPAPGHGSSGYFSQQESTHHDERTTPPTAFHFPASHQGQPAPVMGQPPGYPMQAHVLVDPVTGQHYIVPQYYPPPMYPYPSAPPPHPNAPMYYPYGHHAPSHAPMPSQKILPPPTTSAPSNSGNNSINYMGVQMYNNPVQSHEEKEGSEDAMSTTSNISRSSLTLMQNQKVPPTQHQQQFGRENSREYMYLHRSPTTNPAPPSPLMRPKLFHQRLETVTDSRGGTQSDFEGKTPTMRQKSVDHQPSSASDHESGKRFSRTSFGTPAAAASIEEIVKTVNPPAKSVRMEINFADVLSMPSEPKPAKKSNATAFTVNLGEEKEVSLQEAARTLAENRRKVKLAKSASHDRTPSTPDAIAASKTNKNYLLERLLTGKTAIDNSNEEEYVEGEIVETPEEQFDARSEALTFVIDTSKRNNGGGYGGQARFQQQRVVQYSDDDDSDSDSEFMDQYANSQSPRPSQPLQTIAPPPSQSSNIPPPSLPSPRPSALPAPGFSRQISSATTLTAQAPPPQALTSPRTPSTSASPRTSSRFDRSGGGGSDFLQELAKLRMMAGLPAAGPTGSEAEQKAMMMAQQRPTTTFRRSEVSSSARAPTVSSSQKMVGLGERGGSRASFTGKSKETNTTPTPTRRSENRRSLTGNSSPQLSNLNRPPFKPGTQRGIMIGQSEQQREQEMTAWLRRKDYNPMKAAAAAKKPEMTREQQFTSRRSMTFHNTNEAQSPFGRGPSGILPSRPAPRNRSQEPRDINNEKYRSVQKDQRLKRTVDMLSQKCKKSIELIRIQNKGCLSVSVEDLLSAAAEEPRLNETLDDQLDRLSDAFDAVQRYLEQYSLDGYNSPTSEDRYFDDDVLDSKSTFSGVSTHQERSNVPSTESLTSSYRKKILDS is encoded by the exons ATGGACAATAATCAGAGGTCGGTGCCGAGTTCGCCGGCACCAGGTCACGGGTCTTCTGGATATTTTTCTCAACAG GAAAGTACCCATCACGATGAGCGAACAACACCTCCAACAGCTTTTCATTTTCCGGCATCACATCAAGGACAGCCGGCACCTGTAATGGGCCAACCACCTG gcTACCCAATGCAGGCGCATGTTCTTGTCGATCCGGTCACAGGACAACATTACATTGTTCCACAGTACTACCCACCTCCAATGTATCCATATCCATCAGCACCACCTCCACATCCAAATGCTCCAATGTATTATCCATATGGTCATCATGCACCATCTCATGCTCCGATGCCTTCACAGAAAATTCTACCGCCGCCTACTACTTCGGCTCCGAGTAATTCTGGCAACAATTCTA ttaactATATGGGAGTTCAAATGTACAATAATCCAGTTCAAAGTCACGAGGAAAAAGAAGGTTCAGAAGATGCAATGTCAACAACTTCAAATATATCCAGAAGTTCTTTAACACTTATGCAAAATCAGAAAGTACCACCCACGCAACATCAACAACAATTTGGACGAGAGAATAGTCGAGAATACATGTATTTACATCGATCCCCAACTACAAATCCTGCTCCACCATCACCCTTAATGCGTCCCAAGCTGTTTCATCAACGATTAGAAACTGTTACCGATTCACGTGGCGGAACACAATCGGATTTCGAAGGAAAAACGCCAACGATGCGACAGAAATCAGTTGATCATCAACCATCATCGGCGTCAGATCATGAATCTGGAAAACGATTCTCGAGAACATCGTTCGGAACGCCAGCAGCAGCTGCTtcaattgaagaaattgtgaaaa ctgtcAACCCACCTGCAAAATCAGTCCgaatggaaattaattttgccGATGTATTGTCAATGCCAAGTGAACCCAAAC CAGCAAAGAAGTCCAATGCAACAGCATTCACGGTAAATTTGGGAGAGGAGAAAGAAGTATCTTTACAGGAAGCCGCACGGACTCTAGCTGAG aatcGTCGTAAAGTAAAGCTTGCAAAAAGTGCATCTCATGACCGCACCCCTTCAACCCCGGATGCCATTGCAGCGAgtaaaaccaacaaaaattaCTTGCTTGAAAGATTGTTGACTGGAAAAACTGCAATTGATAATAGCAATGAAGAAGAATACGTAGAAGGAGAAATAGTAGAGACACCAGAAGAACAATTTGATGCTCGATCGGAGGCTCTCACTTTTGTTATTG acaCATCAAAACGAAACAACGGTGGTGGTTATGGAGGACAAGCACGTTTTCAACAGCAACGAGTTGTACAGTACtcagatgatgatgattctGATAGTGATAGCGA atttatGGATCAGTATGCCAATTCTCAATCGCCAAGACCCTCTCAACCACTTCAAACAATTGCACCACCACCATCACAATCATCTAATATTCCACCACCGTCTCTCCCTTCTCCCCGTCCTTCCGCCCTTCCAGCTCCTGGATTTTCTCGCCAAATTTCATCGGCAACTACACTGACGGCCCAAGCTCCTCCTCCTCAAGCACTGACGTCTCCACGAACTCCATCGACCTCCGCCTCTCCACGAACATCATCTCGATTCGATCGATCTGGTGGTGGAGGTTCTGACTTTTTGCAAGAACTCGCAAAATTGAGAATGATGGCCGGGCTTCCGGCTGCTGGTCCAACTGGAAGTGAAGCTGAACAGAAGGCAATGATGATGGCTCAACAACGACCAACGACGACGTTCAGAAGAAGTGAAGTAAGCTCATCCGCACGAGCTCCAACAGTTTCTTCGTCGCAAAAAATGGTTGGACTTGGAGAAAGAGGAGGATCAAGAGCATCGTTTACTGGGAAATCGAAGGAGACTAATACTACACCAACACCAAC aCGTCGAAGCGAGAATCGTAGATCCCTGACCGGAAACTCATCTCCACAACTTTCAAATCTCAATCGTCCTCCATTCAAACCTGGAACACAACGTGGAATTATGATAGGACAAAGTGAGCAACAAAGGGAACAAGAGATGACTGCATGGCTTAGACGAAAAGATTATAATCCGATGAAGGCTGCGGCAGCTGCAAAAAAGCCTGAAATGACAAG AGAACAACAATTCACATCTCGTCGTTCAATGACTTTCCATAATACAAATGAAGCACAATCACCATTTGGAAGAGGACCTTCTGGAATATTACCATCTCGACCAGCTCCACGTAATAGATCTCAAGAGCCACGAGATATTAACAATGAAAAGTATCGATCAGTACAAAAAGATCAACGATTGAAGCGTACAGTTGATATGCTATCTCAAAAATGCAAGAAGAGCATAGAGCTTATTAGAATTCAAAACAAAGGATGTTTATCAGTTTCTGTAGAAGATCTTTTATCTGCAGCTGCTGAAGAACCTCGACTCAATGAGACACTCGATGATCAGCTCGACAGATTGTCGGATGCTTTCGATGCAGTACAAAG atatttgGAGCAATATTCGCTTGACGGATACAACTCACCAACTTCAGAAGATCGATATTTTGACGATGATGTTCTAGATTCAAAATCGACATTTTCTGGTGTGAG CACTCATCAAGAACGAAGCAATGTGCCATCAACGGAGTCGTTGACCAGTTCCTACCGaaagaaaattcttgattcttAA
- the F53C11.5 gene encoding Zf-C3H1 domain-containing protein (Confirmed by transcript evidence), translated as MQAHVLVDPVTGQHYIVPQYYPPPMYPYPSAPPPHPNAPMYYPYGHHAPSHAPMPSQKILPPPTTSAPSNSGNNSINYMGVQMYNNPVQSHEEKEGSEDAMSTTSNISRSSLTLMQNQKVPPTQHQQQFGRENSREYMYLHRSPTTNPAPPSPLMRPKLFHQRLETVTDSRGGTQSDFEGKTPTMRQKSVDHQPSSASDHESGKRFSRTSFGTPAAAASIEEIVKTVNPPAKSVRMEINFADVLSMPSEPKPAKKSNATAFTVNLGEEKEVSLQEAARTLAENRRKVKLAKSASHDRTPSTPDAIAASKTNKNYLLERLLTGKTAIDNSNEEEYVEGEIVETPEEQFDARSEALTFVIDTSKRNNGGGYGGQARFQQQRVVQYSDDDDSDSDSEFMDQYANSQSPRPSQPLQTIAPPPSQSSNIPPPSLPSPRPSALPAPGFSRQISSATTLTAQAPPPQALTSPRTPSTSASPRTSSRFDRSGGGGSDFLQELAKLRMMAGLPAAGPTGSEAEQKAMMMAQQRPTTTFRRSEVSSSARAPTVSSSQKMVGLGERGGSRASFTGKSKETNTTPTPTRRSENRRSLTGNSSPQLSNLNRPPFKPGTQRGIMIGQSEQQREQEMTAWLRRKDYNPMKAAAAAKKPEMTREQQFTSRRSMTFHNTNEAQSPFGRGPSGILPSRPAPRNRSQEPRDINNEKYRSVQKDQRLKRTVDMLSQKCKKSIELIRIQNKGCLSVSVEDLLSAAAEEPRLNETLDDQLDRLSDAFDAVQRYLEQYSLDGYNSPTSEDRYFDDDVLDSKSTFSGVSTHQERSNVPSTESLTSSYRKKILDS; from the exons ATGCAGGCGCATGTTCTTGTCGATCCGGTCACAGGACAACATTACATTGTTCCACAGTACTACCCACCTCCAATGTATCCATATCCATCAGCACCACCTCCACATCCAAATGCTCCAATGTATTATCCATATGGTCATCATGCACCATCTCATGCTCCGATGCCTTCACAGAAAATTCTACCGCCGCCTACTACTTCGGCTCCGAGTAATTCTGGCAACAATTCTA ttaactATATGGGAGTTCAAATGTACAATAATCCAGTTCAAAGTCACGAGGAAAAAGAAGGTTCAGAAGATGCAATGTCAACAACTTCAAATATATCCAGAAGTTCTTTAACACTTATGCAAAATCAGAAAGTACCACCCACGCAACATCAACAACAATTTGGACGAGAGAATAGTCGAGAATACATGTATTTACATCGATCCCCAACTACAAATCCTGCTCCACCATCACCCTTAATGCGTCCCAAGCTGTTTCATCAACGATTAGAAACTGTTACCGATTCACGTGGCGGAACACAATCGGATTTCGAAGGAAAAACGCCAACGATGCGACAGAAATCAGTTGATCATCAACCATCATCGGCGTCAGATCATGAATCTGGAAAACGATTCTCGAGAACATCGTTCGGAACGCCAGCAGCAGCTGCTtcaattgaagaaattgtgaaaa ctgtcAACCCACCTGCAAAATCAGTCCgaatggaaattaattttgccGATGTATTGTCAATGCCAAGTGAACCCAAAC CAGCAAAGAAGTCCAATGCAACAGCATTCACGGTAAATTTGGGAGAGGAGAAAGAAGTATCTTTACAGGAAGCCGCACGGACTCTAGCTGAG aatcGTCGTAAAGTAAAGCTTGCAAAAAGTGCATCTCATGACCGCACCCCTTCAACCCCGGATGCCATTGCAGCGAgtaaaaccaacaaaaattaCTTGCTTGAAAGATTGTTGACTGGAAAAACTGCAATTGATAATAGCAATGAAGAAGAATACGTAGAAGGAGAAATAGTAGAGACACCAGAAGAACAATTTGATGCTCGATCGGAGGCTCTCACTTTTGTTATTG acaCATCAAAACGAAACAACGGTGGTGGTTATGGAGGACAAGCACGTTTTCAACAGCAACGAGTTGTACAGTACtcagatgatgatgattctGATAGTGATAGCGA atttatGGATCAGTATGCCAATTCTCAATCGCCAAGACCCTCTCAACCACTTCAAACAATTGCACCACCACCATCACAATCATCTAATATTCCACCACCGTCTCTCCCTTCTCCCCGTCCTTCCGCCCTTCCAGCTCCTGGATTTTCTCGCCAAATTTCATCGGCAACTACACTGACGGCCCAAGCTCCTCCTCCTCAAGCACTGACGTCTCCACGAACTCCATCGACCTCCGCCTCTCCACGAACATCATCTCGATTCGATCGATCTGGTGGTGGAGGTTCTGACTTTTTGCAAGAACTCGCAAAATTGAGAATGATGGCCGGGCTTCCGGCTGCTGGTCCAACTGGAAGTGAAGCTGAACAGAAGGCAATGATGATGGCTCAACAACGACCAACGACGACGTTCAGAAGAAGTGAAGTAAGCTCATCCGCACGAGCTCCAACAGTTTCTTCGTCGCAAAAAATGGTTGGACTTGGAGAAAGAGGAGGATCAAGAGCATCGTTTACTGGGAAATCGAAGGAGACTAATACTACACCAACACCAAC aCGTCGAAGCGAGAATCGTAGATCCCTGACCGGAAACTCATCTCCACAACTTTCAAATCTCAATCGTCCTCCATTCAAACCTGGAACACAACGTGGAATTATGATAGGACAAAGTGAGCAACAAAGGGAACAAGAGATGACTGCATGGCTTAGACGAAAAGATTATAATCCGATGAAGGCTGCGGCAGCTGCAAAAAAGCCTGAAATGACAAG AGAACAACAATTCACATCTCGTCGTTCAATGACTTTCCATAATACAAATGAAGCACAATCACCATTTGGAAGAGGACCTTCTGGAATATTACCATCTCGACCAGCTCCACGTAATAGATCTCAAGAGCCACGAGATATTAACAATGAAAAGTATCGATCAGTACAAAAAGATCAACGATTGAAGCGTACAGTTGATATGCTATCTCAAAAATGCAAGAAGAGCATAGAGCTTATTAGAATTCAAAACAAAGGATGTTTATCAGTTTCTGTAGAAGATCTTTTATCTGCAGCTGCTGAAGAACCTCGACTCAATGAGACACTCGATGATCAGCTCGACAGATTGTCGGATGCTTTCGATGCAGTACAAAG atatttgGAGCAATATTCGCTTGACGGATACAACTCACCAACTTCAGAAGATCGATATTTTGACGATGATGTTCTAGATTCAAAATCGACATTTTCTGGTGTGAG CACTCATCAAGAACGAAGCAATGTGCCATCAACGGAGTCGTTGACCAGTTCCTACCGaaagaaaattcttgattcttAA